ATTGAAGCTCTGACTGCAGATTCTCGGACCTGTTCGTATCGTTGCTCGGCCCACTCATACACTGAATTTTCTTCCCAGACCATTCCACCGGCAATCACGCCTCTATCGCTATACCCGAGAAGAGCAACGATAGGGCTCATTGCTTTCTCGTACTCAATAATCCATAATCCGTATGGAAGTGATACTGATGTCTCAAGTAGCTGAAATTGATTGGCAGATGCCAAATCAATAAGCGCAGACTGGACAGATGCAAACTCAGGAAACTGACATCTATTTGTATCCTCAATAATGACCTCAACCGCAATGTCGTTGTCAATTACATGATCACGAAGAAGGCTCACATACGGAACCTTCACCACTGGTGTAAATCCCATAACCGTTGATTTTGGCTGTAATCTCTTCGCTAGTGATTCAAGTACTTTCTCAGGAGCTTGTCGCTCAGGTAGCACAACCGTACATTCATCCAAATAATCCGGTTCAAGCTCAATTTCTTCAGGAATGTCCTCAAGCAACCCTGCTGCTCGCGCAAGTGTATTCGTCTTCTCTACGTATTCAGTGTGAAGATCTAGTCCGAGTTCACCAGCCATTGTTGATGTATATCCATTTTCTATCCGTTCGATCAATCCAATTTCTGCCAATTCATTAACTGCACGATTAATCGTTGATCGGGATACGTCCAGCTGTTCGTCTAGTTCCGGTTTCCAGAGTGGTTCATCATTAAGCACTTTAAGAACTGACCGACGCTTTGCGATTATCTCACGCATATCGCTACCAGTGTGGTCAGATGAGTCTTTGGAGTTATTCATGTCTGTAGGGAAGGAAACCTGACTGGATATCTGTCGAACATATTTCTCTGCAGGTTATATTCTGCGTTTGATGACTTATTTAATAACTTTCTATATATTAGATAATGAACATTTTTGATTGCATATATACTATAATGGATGTTTTATTGTGCAGGTCTCAGTGTAATTATGGATTAATCAGTGGTTTGATTTGGAGACAATCGCAAAAACACTCTCTTGATTTCAATAAATCTAACATAGATCCGCATGGACTTCGCGATAACCTTCTCAGATAACATTTACCGGTACGCTTGCTTTCCTGACAATTGTTTCTGTTACACTCCCCATTAAGATACGTTTAATTCCGGATAGTCCTCGAGTTCCAATAACCACCTGATCAATGTTACTTTCATCAATGTATGCTAAGATTTCTTCTTGTGGCCGGCCTTCCCTTGTCACGTACTGTAGGTCAACACTATTGTTGTGCTCAGCAACCCGGTCATGTACCTCCTGTTCGATCTGCTTACTGCGTTTCTTGGCGCGCTTTTTTGCGCCGGTTAATTCATATTCTCCTTCTAATGGGTTGACAACGTATAGGACAACAAGTGTATCGTCATTGTGTTCGTTGATTGCAAACTCAAATGCTTTCCAGGCATTTTCTGACCCGTCGACCGGTACAAGAACCCGATTATTCATACCTGTACTATCAGCGGTACTGATATGATACTTATGCCAATATATCGCAGATAATATTACTAAATTCCGGGGACAACAGGCATATACGGAGAACAGCCTTATACAGGATATCTGTTTGAAACTATGGAGTCGATGGAGTGAAGAGTATGAGTGAAATTTCTGCACGAGTATCGAATGTACTTACGACATATACAAAGAGTATAATTCTTGTTATATTGCTGTTTACCGTTGCAATCGGAGTTGGAGTGACGCAAGTTGAACAAGAATCTGATACAGAGCAGTTTGAGACTGAATCTCCTGCTGCGGAAGCACAGGAGTATATTGGTGCGAACTTTACAGCTGACACAGAAGGAAGTGTAGCACCTGTTCAGATAATTCAGCGCGGAGATAATGTTCTTACACAGGAGGCGTTGCTTGAATCACTTGCACTGCAGCAAGATATACGCGATAACGAGAAAATTAACGAAACTCTGATTACCAATAGTAATCAGCCATCCATCACTGGGTTTGCAAATGCAATTGCTGCTGCAGCAATAAATCAAGAACAACCTGCATTTGGTGCTTCACTGGAGACGCAGCGTGACGTAATTGATGAACTTGAAGATGATGAACTTGAAGACATTGTTACCCTTGTCTTGGATGAGGAGGACCGATTTGACGCGCTCAGCTTTATGCCGTCATCTTATACTCCCGGATCATCGAACGCTACGGCTGGCCTTACTATTGTCAGTCAAGAACTTGAAAATGATGTACAGGATCCAGATGCCTTTCCGGATGATCTGACAGAAGCACAACTCGAGATCCGAGAACTTACACAGGATCGAGACTCGGAATACTCGCTGTTTGGCTTTGGGATTCTTAACGACGAAATTGAGAATTCTCTTGCAGACAGTGGTGCAATTGTCGGTCCTTTAGCACTACTTTTCGTTGTCGTTGCATTGACGATTGCTTACCGCGATATCCTTGATATTACGCTTGGTGTCTTTGGGATACTTCTTGTTCTAGTTTGGACCTTTGGATTCATGGGGTGGGCAGGAATTGATTTCAATCAGCTACTGCTTTCTGTTCCAGTGTTGCTAATCGGGTTGTCAATTGACTATGCGATCCATGTATTCATGCGCTACCGGGAGCAGCGCGAAGCTGATGAAAGTGCTGATAATTTACGACGGCCAATGGCTGTGGCACTGGCCGGGGTAGGTGCTGCATTAGTCTGGGTGACAGCTACTGCTGCTCTTGGGTTCTTGGCAAACCTCACAAGCCCGGTCGGCCCACTACAAGACTTCGGTATTGTGAGTGCATTTGGTGTTTTTGCAGCATTGATTGTCTTCGGGGTGTTGACGCCGGCCTTGAAAATTGAGCTTGACGGTGCGCTTGAGGCGCGTGGTATTAACCGACAAAAGCAAGCCTTCGGGACAGGTGGATCCGCTTTCAGCCGTGTTTTGCAAATTGGTGTCACAACGGCTCGTCGCGTTCCACTTGCTGTTGTCGTCTTGGCTCTGATTCTGTCTGCCGGCGGTCTCTATGGTGCAACACAAGTCGATACGAGTTTCGATGAAACAGACTTCCTTGCTGACAGTCCGCCTGATTGGACAGAGAATCTTCCCGGACCGATGGCACCTGGTACCTACCAAGCAAGTGATGATCTGGACTTTATCGGCGAAAACTTCCAGCAAGATGATAACGAGGCGGAGATACTGATACGCGGCAATGTAACTGACGATCAGACGCTTCGCTGGCTTAATACTGCAAGTACAGATGCCAGAGAATTAGATACCGTGTTTGTCGGAGCAGATGGGTCACCTGACATTACGTCACCGCTTTCTCTCATGGAAGAGGCGGCGGCACAAGGAAGTGATAACGCAGATATTCCTGAAACAGAACGTGACGAAGCTGAAAATAACTACGTTGAATTCTGGAATCTATACGAGCAGTCTGTCGATAATGCCGGTGTTCCAGAAGAGAATGTTACTGCACTGTATAATCGTCTTCTAGTAGCGAACCCACAAGCAGCAGAGTACATTTATAACGATGGCGATGAATACCAAGCGGTTCGACTGCAGTTCGGTGTTGTTGGCGACGCCGGCATTGGAGCCATTGCTGATGATAACAGGGAGATTGCTTCGAATCTTGAAGATGAAAGTGATGGTGTACTCACAGCCTCTGCGGCTGGTGATCAAGTCATCTTTGATAATGTCCAGGAGGATCTGTTGGATACGGTCATTCAAGGACTGGTAATCACTCTTGTGTCTGTGTTCGTATTCTTGGCTATCGCATACCGCTTGACCGGCAGTCCAGCATCATTAGGAATTGTAACAATGATCCCGGTTGCATTAGCCGTGACATGGATACTTGGATCCATGTGGGTGCTTGATATTCCGTTTAATACGTTGACCGGTACGATCACGTCCCTAACAGTCGGGTTGGGTATTGCATACAGTATCCACATAAGCTCACGATATGAACTTGAACTTCGTCGACAAGGTGATATCTGGAATGCACTTGAGACAACCGTTACAGGCACAGGCGGAGCGTTACTTGGTAGTGCCGCGACAACTGTCGGTGGGTTTGGAACACTAGTCTTCGCAATTTTACCAATCCTTCGCCAGTTTGGAATTGTTACTGGACTAACAATAATATATGCATTCTTTGCGAGCGTACTTGTCCTACCAGCACTGCTGGTTCTTTGGACACAGTACATTGGATTCTCAGCCGATGATTCGTCATCAAGTGATTTGTCAAGGGACGATGACTCGTCAGGACCTGGCTCCCCGACTGATGCGCCAACCCCGGCGACCACTCAGAATCAAGATCAGGAGGCAAGAAGTTCACCTGTTGAAGGCGATGCCCAGAGCACCGCTGGAACTGGTAGTACTCGACCAAAGACTGCCCTCGCCCAGGATTTCACAACACAAGACGATCCACAAGCAAAGTCTGTTCCACCTAATACTTCATCTATTGAGAATCATGTACAAGAACGGTCTGAAGCTCCTTCCAACGTAAATTCAGCTAAACCGGATGCTACGTCAGAGAATTCACCTCCGTTTAACCAAACAGCAGACAGCTTGCACCACCAAGCTGATGTAGTAATCATTGAAGAGCCAGATCCTAATGTGGCTGTGGATCCTTCAGAAGCAACTGACCCGGGAACAACAAGTAGTGTAGAAGATGCAGATTCAGTACCAACCCGAGATCATGATGACGTAACGGTAATCAGAGACAGTACAGCTAACAACCAGTAGTAGCATATTCTATTTTTCTGTCAAAGCGCTTTGCCAGTCAAAATAGCTGTTTGCAGCAGATTCAAAAAATATGGTAAGACGGATTCTTCGCTCCACTGCTGGCGGGCCATCAGCCGTCTGGTCGGAAGAGTGTCAGTCAGTCCTTCTGACGTCCGAGGTAAGGACGCTGAGTTGACCGGGTTCATCAGTCCGTCCATCATAGTACTTCACGGAAAGGGATTCTATAAACGCCTACAGCACTGTATGTCAGGTTGTACCAAGACTAAGTTTAAATTCATAGCGACAATATCACATTCATGGCTTCTGTTGGAAACCAAGCTCCGGACTTTACCGCAACAATTGTTGCGGAGGAAGATGGTACAATGGTCCTCTCGGACCGTCTCTCGGATGAGGCTCCGATTGTACTCGTATTTTTCCCTGGCCCATTTACTCCTACGTGTACGGACGAATTGACCGCATTTCAGGATGACTTAGACACATATAATGAAATTGGTGCGACGATTTACGCCGTCCATACAGATACGCCGAAATCTCTTGAGGTATTTCGTGATCAGTCTGGTATTGAGTTTTCACTGCTCAGCGACACCGCACGAAATGTCGTAGACGCATACGATGTTCGATGTGATTTTGAACAGTACGGTTTGATCGGTGTTCCGGATCGTGCAGTCTTTGTTATTGACTCTACTGGAAAAATCACATACAAATGGATAGCCGACGATATTAGTCAAGAACCAGACTATGAGCTCATCAAGGAGGCGGTTAGAAATTCTATTTGATCAAACTGATGACTTTATTCTGAACTAAGCCACGTTTTCGTTTAGCTCTTACAGGCTACGTCCCCGTCCTCAAGGAGCGACCCGCATCAGCGGTGAGTGAGTAGGCAGGGTAGTTCACTATCTCTATCCGGTCGTTGAAGGGACCGTCAAAGAATGATTTGGAGCATCTGGCATACGGACAAGTGAGCGTATGGAAGCATACTCCATCATCAATATTATCCTTGAGTTGATATTATTCTACGCGTTCTGTTGAATTATCTGGAGAACAGACAGAGGATACACAAAGACAAATTATAGTAACCGGAAAAGTCTATACTCAATGATTTATGACTATATGTGATGTCAACCATTCAATTGAATAGTCTTTACTCAATCTTCACTGAGTTTATCAGTGTTGTCACGGAGCGACAGACCTACCGAAATCTCCTTTATCTCCTCATTACTAGCATCGTCGGTGGGATTTACTTTCTTGGGATATTCTTTGGCTTTACTGTTTCAGCTATTCTTGTGTTTGCACTGATCGGCATTCCGCTTTTTGCTGTGTTGATCATCGGTGCTCGTGGAGCAGCAGCGTTTGAGCAACGGTTGACAAACCGCCTCCTTGAGACAGAAATTCAATCACCAGATTCCGAGATCGATCCCCGAACAGAAGGCTTACGTCCTGCATTTCGTGAGCTATCTTGATACAGCGAGAGAACCCCGCCCTTCCCGTGAGCGACGAGTGTTGCGATGCTCAGTCGGAACCGAGGAGCGAACAGGGCAGGTGAATCGCGTACGCTCAGGGAAACTGCCAACACGTTCCTACTGACTGGATATTCAACATCTACTCATAATTAGTTACTACATTGTCATAGACTATGTATAGTGAATCTGGTCACGACACGTACTATTACAGCGACACTCACCAACGACCGTGAGGGTGTCGTGCGTGAGCTGGATTCACTCGGTCGTTCCGGCAGTAAAATCTGGAACGTTGCTCGGTGGACCATCAGCCGCATCTGGGATCACACGGGAGAAATCCCCGACGAAGGACCGCTCAAGTCCTACATGAAAACACAGGGCTACTGGAAAGACTTGAATGCCCAATCCAGTCAGGCAATCGTCGAAGAATTGTCTGGCGCTTTCCAGTCGTGGTTCCAACAGGACGATCCAGACGCGAATCCACCGGGCTACCGGAAACACGGTGATCAGCGACCACGTAGCACGATCACGTTCAAAGAAGACGGGTTCAAACTCGACACCAAACACCAGCAAGTCCGACTGTCGAAAGGCAAGAACCTGAAGGATGGATGGGCCGACTTCGTCCTCTGTGAATACGACACCGGCCCTGACGCAAGCTTGGCTGGTGTTGAAGATGTCCAGCAAGTCCGGGCAGTGTGGGCTGATGACCACTGGGAGTTGCACTTCGTGTGTAACGTTGCCATCAACGTCCCTGATCCCCCCGGCGAAAAGACGGCTGGTGTTGACCTCGGCATCTGTAATACAGCAGTAGTCTCAGTCGGTGACGAGACACTGCTGTATCCTGGTAACGCCCTGAAAGAAGACGTCCACTACTTCCGGCAGAAAGAGTACGACACTGAAGGTGAGAACGGTCCCTCACAGACCGCAGAGTGGGCACGAGCGAAAAAATCACGCCGCCAGACACATGTCCTGCACGCGGTATCGAAAGATATCGTCGACCAGTGTGCAGAGCGTGGTGTTGGCACGATCGCGGTCGGCCATCCAAAGAAGATCCGGGAGGATGAAGATTGGGGACGCCACGGTAACAAACGGCTGCACGACTGGGCGTTTGAGACGCTGATTGAGCAGGTCGAGTACAAAGCTGAAGAACGTGGAATCGACGTTGAACGAGTTGATGAGTCTGAGTTGGCAACGTCGATCAGCTGTTGTGAGTGTGGCACGAAAGCTGATTCACACCGAGTTGAGCGTGGGTTGTACGTCTGTTCGGCCTGTGGACTGGTCGCCAACAGTGATCTGAATGCGGCAGAGAACATGCGAGTGACGGTAACTCCGAATCCCTCACAGGATAGGAGTAACGGCTGTCTGGCCCAGCTATCGGTTCGCCTGTTCGATAAACAAACGGGGCGAGTAGCCCCACAAGAACAGGTGCGACCGTAACCCGGCAAATATCCCAACGCTGCGGTGCGGTTCGGGAAGCCTCGTCGTTCACGACGGGGAGGATGTCACAGATGGGCGTTCCACTTTTCCGCATAACCGGTTGAATCAATGAAGACTTTAAATTAGATGCATCCTATATATGTAGTTACAAACTAATGGAAGAGCTAGACGAAGTTCTGGATAAGTATGCAAATAGTCAGGACCTAATGGACCAGATTCGGTACGTTGCTGAAACACTAAGCCTCAATTTTGACAGATGGGAAGAACCGTATGTGAGTGGCCCTGGGCTGTATTTTCTGGTTATTGCTGAGACTGACTTTGAGTCATATACTGACGCACTTGGAGAGAATGTCTGGCCGGTTGACCGGTGTAAGGTCGTGTCTGATTCTGCCGAGAAATTTCGACAAGTTGCCAAAGATGTAGCATTCAGTAGAGATGGAGCGATCATCGTGACTGGAGACGGAACTATCCAGCGACAAATGGTCCGTGTCCGAAGTCCTAATGAAACCGAAGTTCCAGAGGTTGCTGATATTGACTACCCTGACTGGATGGGCACAAAGCATATGAGTGCACTAGAGACATCACTCCGCGATAATGTCTTGTGGGCAGTTACACTCAGTGAGGAGGATGGCCGTGTCACGAGCTATCTCAATGGTACGTATCAGGACTACCCCCGGGATGAGATCGGTGGCCGATGGCGACCACATGGATAGCCTATACTTTATGAGTTTAGTCACATAGCTGTACTTCAGTCTTCAGGAAGCAAACGACATCAGCTGTAAGTGAGCATGGTTGGTTGGCCATCTATTTATGCTAAATATATCACCGACTGACAGGCTCGTCAGACAATCCTGAAAGATAGCGAAGATGCTCTTCTTTGAGACGAGAGATTTCTTGGTTATCTTCACATACTCGCTGTATATTCTCAATTAACTGGTTTGATGCTAGTCTATCTGGAAGGGCCACGAATGTTGCTCCCATATCAAGTAATTCTTGGGCATTAACCGGATTATCTGCTTGTACGATAATATCCGTTTCTGCTGCATACTCGATAAGGGATCTAGAGAGCGGATCGTAATCAACTGTCGAGACAACGAGGTTTGCTTGTGATACGCGTGCTTTCTCCATTGGATATGATGCCATCGCGTCACCAAACACGTAGTTTTGACAGTCTGACTCGAGTGCTTTGCGTTGTACTGGATCATTTTCGACAACAACATATGGCTCATTTAGTGCTTCAAGTCGTCGTACAAGCTGCCGTGCCTTTTGACTGTATCCAATAATTACGGTATGATCCTCGAGTGTCTTATCGACAGAACTGTGTTCATCTACCTGTCGAGTTCGATGCTCATTTATTATATACGTGCTAATTATACTATATAGCGTCTCCTCGTAGCGACGAATGAGTGCAGTAGCTATCATCGTTATTGCTGCTGCCAAAATAATTGCATTGAATAAATCTTGAGCAATCGTCCCAAGCATCCATGCCTGAATGGCGATGATCAGTGCAAATTCGCTTGTTTGTGTTAGTGCTGAGCTTGCAAAGAATGATGTTCGTATGTCGTATCCCTCATATAGAAACGCAACAGTGTATATAGCGGGATTGACAAACAGGACAAGGGTAATCAAAACAGCAGTCAGCACAAGTGTTTCAATCGTCGGTAATTGCACCAGAGCACCGATTGTGACAAAGAAAACTGCAGCGAAGAAATCTTTAATTGAGTTGATTCCATTGCGAACTGTCAACGCTTCTTCACCTGTATCTCGAATTGCTAATCCGGCAGCAAAGGCTCCAACAACAATGGAAACATTCGTTATTTCAGCGGCGGCAATAAATGCAATCAGAATAGAAATACTTCCCATTAATACAAGCTCATCCGATCCACCAGCGATCCGAACAAGGATTGGAAATCCGTAGCGATAGAAGACTATACCGGCAAGTAGCAATAGAACGCCAACCCCAATATTTGACGCGATTAACTGTGGATCTGTAAGTGTTTCTGCCGAGAGAATCAACACTAAGCCAATTGCAATAATGTCATCGAAGAAGTGTATTGAAGAAGACAGTCGCCCGTAGACAAGATTATTCTGGATTTCATTCGCGAGTATGCCTGATCCTACAATCGTTGAGCTAAGGATCGCAGCGGCGGCGAAATAAATCGCATTTCGACTGGGGTGTTCAAAGCCAAAGGACAAACTCAATCCATATCCAATGCTTGCGGCAATTACGCTTACGACAAGGAGTTGCGTAACCGCTGGAATCTCTACATCTCGGAATACCAACTGAATATCGCTTAAATCAATGCGAATTCCAAATACGAATACTAAAAATGCAATTCCCCATTGTGCAAGATCGATTATGTCATCTGGAGAAATGACTACCCCTGCGATGACACCAGCTATGATATAAAATGGAATAATTGGATAGCTAAACTGGTTAGCCAGTAGGAGCAGTGCACCTGCAGCAACGAATACGACAGATAGCGTAATAATGACTTCAGTCATTGTTCACCCCCCGATGTTTGTATATCAATATCGACCTCAGCGGCTGGGTAATCTTCATCTGTGTGCGTATCAACTTGCTGTTCAATCCATCTAATCTCCGTCTGAATTTGCTCTCTAAGCTTTGTCCTGTCTGTAACGTACATTTCGAGATAATCACTCAACTGATCGGCTGTTAAATGAGATGTTATCACAACATATGCTGCCCCTGCTTCATACAGTCGATGGGCGTCTTCGGCGTTTTCAGCTTCTGTGAATACAATCGTCTCATCGCTTGTTTCTGAGAGAAGAATCTCATTTACTTCCCGTTCCACACTTGAACTCAGCACGAAGTTAGCATTTTTCAGATTTGCTGCCTTGCGGACTTCTTTATGTTTGAAATCACCAAATATATGTTCGTATTGGTCTTGTTTCTGCAATTCTGAGCTGTGTTCTGTGTCTCTATCAATGACAACAACTGTGTCAAATTCCTCGTTAAGCACTGGAAGAGCTCGTTTCGTAACCTCGTCATAGCCAATGGAAACCACATGGTCGCCGTATTCAGACAACTCTTTGTCAGTCCCATTGTCTGAGGCAATTCGCTGAAACCATGGCTCAACACGCTCGTAGATCGTATGATTGTGGAGAATGACATATGTCGACACTGTCATCGTTAGCAGGGCCATCAGTGTGAGGTATCCAAGTACATCGGCTCCAATGTACTCTTGTTGGAAAGCAAGTGCTCCAACGACAAGTGAGAACTCACTTACTTGAACCATGTTGATTGAGCCAAGAAAAGATGTTTCGACGCTAAATCCTTCTCGATCAATCAGATAGAACATAATCCAGAAGTTTCCAATCATGAGGACAACAGACGCGATTATCGCTTCCTGCCAGTATGCAAGCAAACTTCCAAGACTTTCGATTTGAAGGCCGATCGACGCAAAGAACACAAGAATGAAGAAATCTGTAATCGGAGTAATACGGTCCTGTAATTCCTTGCTATATGGAAGTTGTGCAAGGCTGATTCCGGCGAGGAATGCTCCCACCTCAACGGAGAGGTCAAACAGTTCAGCGATTGCGATAAACAAAAATACCCAAGCAACTGCAACGATGAGAAAGACATCCTTGTTGTCTGCGATCCGTTTGAACAATCTTGGCAAAAGGTAGCGAGATGAAGCAATTGAGAAAATCCCAATAAAACTCATCATAACAAAGATAACAGCAAGTGTACTCGCAATTTCGCTGAGGTTGCCGAGTTGATCAGCACCGAATAAGGCAAGAACAACAACAAGATAGATATCTTGTACAATAAGCACCCCGACATCAATCTTGCCAGGGAGCGATGAAATTTCATCTTTATCAGTAAGTACCTTCACAATTATCGGAGTTGCACCGAACACAGTTGCTAAAGCAATGACTAGAATCTCTTGTGTAGCAAATCCAAGCAAGACTGCGACCAAGAGTGCTAATGCGGTTTGTAATATCGTCTGTCCGATTGCAATATTAGTAATTGGCCTTAGAATCTCGCGGATATCTTCAAGCCGCATTTTAAGCCCAAGCAGAAAGAGGAGGAACCCAAGCCCAAGCTCGGCCATATCATCAATCAGGCCTTCATCAGTGACGATGTCTAATGCTACTGGACCAAGTAGCACGCCTGTAATGATGTACGCCACGATGGTGGGTTGTCCGAATTGTCGTGCGAGTAACCCAACAAGAGTAGCCACAACGATAACGATAGCAAAATCAGCGGCAAGCGTGAAATCACCTAATGTACCAATCTCCTGAGCCCCGTCGAGAGAATATCCTTGAAGCATGTACAAAAAGCATTAACTATTAGCCAGTGAGTTTATTTGCTGCTTTTCTGTGGTCTGAGGAACAGCAAGAACCGGTGCAGGCGACTGTTGAAGAACCTGTTTTGCTGTATTCCGATTCAAAAGCCGTTCAACACCTGTCTGACTTCCGGTGTGTACAACTACCAGATCAATTTGTTGTATCTCAATATATCGGACAATCTCTTTGACAGGATATCCAGTAGAGACTGATCCGGTAATATCGTCGAATCCCCGTTTATTTGCCTGCTGGTAAACCTCCTGCATTGCCTCACAGTCAATATCTTCAAGATCGGTATTGAACACGGGAGGTCTGTCAAGTTTCTTAGGAACTGTATTATTTACATATAGTGCATGAAGCGTCGCATCATAGTTATCAGCAAGATTGACAGCAAGTGCAGCAGCTTCCTTTACGTGTCCAGTCCCATCGGTTGGTATCAACACTCGTTCCATCACAGACTCAACTATATTTTAGGGAAGCACACGTGTCATTCTTTCATTCACTTTCATTCTGGGTAAACTAGAACCCGAAAATAGGTAAAAAAACAGGTCTCATTGGATCTATTTACGGATACTAGTATTCAAACTCTGATAATAGCTCTAAAATAATGAAATATATTAAATATTTTGAGTCAACCACTGTCTGATGTTCACTAAGTGTTAAAAATAGATAGCGAGATGGATTTCTGTCCCACTCTGGGTGGAACCATCAGTCGTCTGGTCGGAAGAACGTCACTCAGTACGCTCTTAATTTAGGGCTAAGAATGTCAAGTGAACTGGATACACCAGTCCATCCATTCTGTCTCAAATTTGATCTGACTGACAGGCCATATGACAACCGCACCCATCCGGATCGGAGCTATCGGTCGTATTGTAGTACGGAGTACGCGATACAGGCCAGCCCAAATCCAATTAGCGCTGACTCAACTGTATAGAGAGCGAGAAGTTGCCCGTCCTTTAGTGGACCGGTATCAATCATTCCTGGGGCATAGAAGGCCTCTACGATTGTGCTGACGGTAATAAGTGCAAAGCCAAGCGT
This portion of the Salinarchaeum sp. IM2453 genome encodes:
- a CDS encoding winged helix-turn-helix domain-containing protein, translated to MNNSKDSSDHTGSDMREIIAKRRSVLKVLNDEPLWKPELDEQLDVSRSTINRAVNELAEIGLIERIENGYTSTMAGELGLDLHTEYVEKTNTLARAAGLLEDIPEEIELEPDYLDECTVVLPERQAPEKVLESLAKRLQPKSTVMGFTPVVKVPYVSLLRDHVIDNDIAVEVIIEDTNRCQFPEFASVQSALIDLASANQFQLLETSVSLPYGLWIIEYEKAMSPIVALLGYSDRGVIAGGMVWEENSVYEWAEQRYEQVRESAVRASISLTGSEEDL
- a CDS encoding universal stress protein, whose amino-acid sequence is MNNRVLVPVDGSENAWKAFEFAINEHNDDTLVVLYVVNPLEGEYELTGAKKRAKKRSKQIEQEVHDRVAEHNNSVDLQYVTREGRPQEEILAYIDESNIDQVVIGTRGLSGIKRILMGSVTETIVRKASVPVNVI
- a CDS encoding RND family transporter encodes the protein MSEISARVSNVLTTYTKSIILVILLFTVAIGVGVTQVEQESDTEQFETESPAAEAQEYIGANFTADTEGSVAPVQIIQRGDNVLTQEALLESLALQQDIRDNEKINETLITNSNQPSITGFANAIAAAAINQEQPAFGASLETQRDVIDELEDDELEDIVTLVLDEEDRFDALSFMPSSYTPGSSNATAGLTIVSQELENDVQDPDAFPDDLTEAQLEIRELTQDRDSEYSLFGFGILNDEIENSLADSGAIVGPLALLFVVVALTIAYRDILDITLGVFGILLVLVWTFGFMGWAGIDFNQLLLSVPVLLIGLSIDYAIHVFMRYREQREADESADNLRRPMAVALAGVGAALVWVTATAALGFLANLTSPVGPLQDFGIVSAFGVFAALIVFGVLTPALKIELDGALEARGINRQKQAFGTGGSAFSRVLQIGVTTARRVPLAVVVLALILSAGGLYGATQVDTSFDETDFLADSPPDWTENLPGPMAPGTYQASDDLDFIGENFQQDDNEAEILIRGNVTDDQTLRWLNTASTDARELDTVFVGADGSPDITSPLSLMEEAAAQGSDNADIPETERDEAENNYVEFWNLYEQSVDNAGVPEENVTALYNRLLVANPQAAEYIYNDGDEYQAVRLQFGVVGDAGIGAIADDNREIASNLEDESDGVLTASAAGDQVIFDNVQEDLLDTVIQGLVITLVSVFVFLAIAYRLTGSPASLGIVTMIPVALAVTWILGSMWVLDIPFNTLTGTITSLTVGLGIAYSIHISSRYELELRRQGDIWNALETTVTGTGGALLGSAATTVGGFGTLVFAILPILRQFGIVTGLTIIYAFFASVLVLPALLVLWTQYIGFSADDSSSSDLSRDDDSSGPGSPTDAPTPATTQNQDQEARSSPVEGDAQSTAGTGSTRPKTALAQDFTTQDDPQAKSVPPNTSSIENHVQERSEAPSNVNSAKPDATSENSPPFNQTADSLHHQADVVIIEEPDPNVAVDPSEATDPGTTSSVEDADSVPTRDHDDVTVIRDSTANNQ
- a CDS encoding redoxin domain-containing protein, which gives rise to MASVGNQAPDFTATIVAEEDGTMVLSDRLSDEAPIVLVFFPGPFTPTCTDELTAFQDDLDTYNEIGATIYAVHTDTPKSLEVFRDQSGIEFSLLSDTARNVVDAYDVRCDFEQYGLIGVPDRAVFVIDSTGKITYKWIADDISQEPDYELIKEAVRNSI
- a CDS encoding sensor domain-containing protein — its product is MSTIQLNSLYSIFTEFISVVTERQTYRNLLYLLITSIVGGIYFLGIFFGFTVSAILVFALIGIPLFAVLIIGARGAAAFEQRLTNRLLETEIQSPDSEIDPRTEGLRPAFRELS
- a CDS encoding RNA-guided endonuclease InsQ/TnpB family protein, which translates into the protein MNLVTTRTITATLTNDREGVVRELDSLGRSGSKIWNVARWTISRIWDHTGEIPDEGPLKSYMKTQGYWKDLNAQSSQAIVEELSGAFQSWFQQDDPDANPPGYRKHGDQRPRSTITFKEDGFKLDTKHQQVRLSKGKNLKDGWADFVLCEYDTGPDASLAGVEDVQQVRAVWADDHWELHFVCNVAINVPDPPGEKTAGVDLGICNTAVVSVGDETLLYPGNALKEDVHYFRQKEYDTEGENGPSQTAEWARAKKSRRQTHVLHAVSKDIVDQCAERGVGTIAVGHPKKIREDEDWGRHGNKRLHDWAFETLIEQVEYKAEERGIDVERVDESELATSISCCECGTKADSHRVERGLYVCSACGLVANSDLNAAENMRVTVTPNPSQDRSNGCLAQLSVRLFDKQTGRVAPQEQVRP
- a CDS encoding diadenylate cyclase, with the translated sequence MEELDEVLDKYANSQDLMDQIRYVAETLSLNFDRWEEPYVSGPGLYFLVIAETDFESYTDALGENVWPVDRCKVVSDSAEKFRQVAKDVAFSRDGAIIVTGDGTIQRQMVRVRSPNETEVPEVADIDYPDWMGTKHMSALETSLRDNVLWAVTLSEEDGRVTSYLNGTYQDYPRDEIGGRWRPHG